The proteins below come from a single Oscillospiraceae bacterium genomic window:
- a CDS encoding PrgI family protein, with protein sequence MQNPINKEIRHYQEEIFMGLTLRQLICSVIAIGAAVLAYLTLEPVLGRETTSWVCIVAAVPIAAAGFFRYDDLNFEQFLIAALESMVLGSGWRLWTTEYNFNSKKVKKFEIK encoded by the coding sequence ATGCAGAATCCAATTAACAAGGAAATACGCCACTATCAGGAAGAAATTTTTATGGGCCTGACGCTGCGCCAGCTGATCTGCTCCGTCATCGCCATCGGCGCAGCCGTCTTAGCGTATCTGACGCTGGAACCGGTGCTGGGGCGGGAAACCACAAGCTGGGTGTGCATTGTGGCTGCTGTGCCCATTGCTGCCGCGGGATTTTTCCGCTATGACGACTTGAACTTTGAGCAGTTTCTCATTGCCGCGCTGGAAAGCATGGTTTTGGGCAGCGGTTGGCGTTTATGGACGACCGAATACAACTTTAATAGCAAGAAGGTGAAGAAATTTGAGATTAAATGA
- a CDS encoding nucleotidyl transferase AbiEii/AbiGii toxin family protein, which translates to MNTVIEQMLRKYDSKNIYDQKNAMKEVMQEIVLYGLSRAGFFREAAFYGGTALRIFYGLDRFSEDLDFSLMTSNPSFDLKAYFPELEKTVRSFGLNVVISEKEKNKESAIRSAFLKGNTKEHFLLFYADEVTANSITKNEALKIKFEIDTMPPAFATFERRFCLAPMPYEINLYDEPSLFAGKIHAVLCRAWQNRIKGRDLYDYVFYLSKGATVNQKHLQARLMQSGVITENDAFDISVIRSMLCDRFASIDYNQAKQDVIPFIRDTSALDIWCKEFFTQITMQLN; encoded by the coding sequence ATGAACACAGTAATAGAACAAATGCTGCGCAAATATGACAGCAAAAATATCTATGACCAGAAAAATGCTATGAAAGAGGTCATGCAGGAAATCGTTCTGTATGGGTTGAGCCGTGCTGGGTTCTTCAGGGAAGCTGCATTCTACGGCGGAACAGCACTGCGTATTTTTTATGGGCTTGACCGTTTTTCAGAAGATTTGGATTTTTCACTTATGACAAGTAATCCGAGCTTTGATTTGAAAGCTTATTTTCCCGAACTTGAGAAAACCGTTCGCTCTTTCGGATTAAATGTTGTCATTTCTGAGAAAGAGAAAAACAAAGAATCCGCCATTCGTTCTGCATTCTTAAAGGGAAACACCAAAGAGCATTTCTTGCTTTTTTACGCGGATGAAGTGACGGCAAACAGTATCACCAAAAACGAGGCTCTTAAAATCAAATTTGAAATTGATACCATGCCGCCAGCATTTGCAACATTTGAGAGGCGGTTCTGTCTTGCGCCAATGCCGTATGAAATAAATCTCTATGATGAACCATCTCTTTTTGCAGGGAAAATTCATGCAGTACTATGCCGTGCATGGCAGAACCGCATAAAAGGGCGCGATCTCTATGATTATGTGTTTTATCTCTCTAAAGGAGCTACCGTCAACCAGAAACATTTACAGGCTCGCCTGATGCAAAGTGGTGTTATAACAGAAAATGATGCTTTTGACATCTCGGTAATTCGCTCTATGCTATGCGACCGCTTTGCTTCCATAGACTATAATCAAGCAAAGCAGGATGTGATTCCTTTTATACGCGATACATCCGCTTTAGATATTTGGTGCAAGGAATTCTTTACGCAAATCACAATGCAACTTAATTAA
- a CDS encoding TrbC/VirB2 family protein — protein MNKKETYNTPDQNEARQRKIKRIYLVTATTAALAFTMAMPAFAANDPLATINALSDFVFSAIKAIGAILLGFGIVQIGLALKGHDASQRAQGFMTFFGGVVIYFAKDILDMILK, from the coding sequence ATGAACAAGAAAGAAACCTATAATACGCCCGACCAAAACGAGGCCCGCCAGCGCAAAATCAAGCGCATCTATCTGGTCACTGCCACCACGGCTGCCCTTGCCTTTACCATGGCAATGCCCGCCTTTGCCGCCAACGACCCGCTGGCCACCATCAATGCCCTTAGCGATTTTGTGTTCAGCGCCATCAAGGCAATCGGGGCGATTCTGCTGGGGTTTGGTATCGTGCAGATTGGACTTGCCCTGAAAGGCCACGATGCCAGCCAGCGTGCGCAGGGTTTTATGACCTTTTTCGGCGGCGTGGTGATTTACTTTGCAAAAGATATTCTGGATATGATTCTGAAATGA
- a CDS encoding type IV secretory system conjugative DNA transfer family protein: MHSNRTDKTELILWALLLLPLLWFAAALAQAAEQAHGLAEITALLSELMQNPAALHWCQNTPKFLLAVLVMYPLAVYCYKLDQADRRPGEEHGSAHWGSVRRLNAKYQNRKDKVQNYIFSQNIRFSTDSHAHRHNLNVVVIGGSGSGKTRFYVKPNAMQASGSYLFLDPKGELVRSLGGFYESLGIPVTVIDLVHFKGHYNPMHYIDSDEDAVKLAYAIVNNTKPKDAPASGDKFWDDASVLLISALILYLIYEAPVYEQNFSTLMYMIQNCQMEEGDMGPNPLEMLFNELQERDPLHPAVLQFNSFKLGSTKTLQSVLITASANLYMFNTAQFAEMTNTDTMFLPRLGLEKRVIFCVIPDNDKTYNFLITMLYTQLFDQLFRLADSEPKFDGALPVHVRFMMDEFANVALPANFKNILAVCRSRNISCDIILQSKSQIQSLYKDDWEGMIGNCDSLIYLGGNEYATFEWLSKYIGKMTERTKSQSIGRGCRGSSSDSYQLTARDLCSPDEIRRMDDGDCLVLLRSEPPVIDHKFDLMRHPNVKLTPDGGAAPYRMPDDYAQTAQTISPDVVTGLTEPAITDVMYEEIQKIMEEIHNEQERNL, from the coding sequence ATGCACTCCAACCGCACCGATAAAACCGAGCTGATTTTATGGGCGCTGCTGTTGCTACCTTTGCTCTGGTTTGCGGCTGCACTTGCACAGGCGGCAGAACAGGCGCACGGTCTTGCAGAAATCACAGCGCTGCTGTCAGAACTAATGCAGAATCCTGCCGCATTGCACTGGTGCCAAAACACCCCGAAATTTCTGCTGGCGGTTCTTGTCATGTATCCATTGGCTGTTTACTGCTACAAGCTGGATCAGGCTGACCGCCGCCCCGGTGAGGAACACGGCTCTGCCCATTGGGGCAGTGTGCGCCGGCTCAATGCAAAATACCAAAACCGCAAGGATAAGGTGCAGAACTATATCTTCTCGCAGAATATACGATTCAGCACAGACAGCCATGCTCACCGGCACAATTTGAATGTGGTGGTCATCGGCGGCTCCGGCAGCGGCAAGACCCGTTTTTATGTGAAACCGAATGCCATGCAGGCCAGCGGCTCTTATCTATTTCTGGACCCCAAGGGTGAGCTTGTACGCTCCCTTGGCGGGTTTTATGAATCGCTGGGAATTCCGGTCACTGTGATTGATCTTGTGCATTTCAAAGGGCACTACAACCCCATGCACTACATCGACTCCGACGAAGATGCCGTTAAACTGGCGTATGCCATCGTCAACAACACCAAGCCCAAGGACGCGCCTGCCAGCGGTGACAAATTCTGGGACGATGCCTCCGTACTGCTGATTTCCGCGCTGATCCTGTATCTCATTTATGAAGCGCCGGTATATGAGCAGAACTTTTCCACCCTGATGTACATGATCCAGAACTGTCAGATGGAAGAGGGCGACATGGGGCCGAATCCCTTGGAGATGCTGTTTAATGAGCTGCAGGAGCGCGACCCGCTGCATCCGGCAGTGCTGCAGTTCAACAGCTTTAAGCTGGGCTCCACCAAAACGCTGCAATCTGTGTTGATCACCGCTTCCGCCAACCTGTATATGTTCAACACCGCGCAGTTTGCCGAAATGACCAACACCGACACCATGTTCCTGCCGCGTCTGGGGCTGGAAAAGCGTGTGATTTTCTGTGTTATCCCGGACAATGACAAAACCTATAACTTCCTCATCACGATGCTGTACACTCAGCTTTTTGACCAGCTTTTCCGGCTGGCGGATTCCGAGCCGAAGTTTGACGGCGCGCTGCCGGTCCATGTTCGATTTATGATGGACGAGTTTGCCAATGTGGCCTTGCCTGCCAATTTCAAAAACATTCTGGCTGTATGCCGCAGCCGCAATATCAGCTGTGATATTATTTTGCAGTCCAAAAGCCAGATTCAAAGTCTGTACAAGGACGATTGGGAGGGCATGATCGGCAACTGCGACAGCCTGATATACCTTGGCGGCAACGAATATGCCACCTTTGAATGGCTGTCCAAGTACATCGGCAAGATGACAGAACGCACCAAAAGCCAGAGCATTGGGCGCGGCTGCCGCGGTTCCAGCAGCGACAGCTATCAGCTTACCGCCCGTGACCTTTGCAGCCCGGATGAGATCCGCCGCATGGACGATGGGGATTGTCTGGTACTGCTGCGCAGCGAACCGCCGGTCATAGACCACAAGTTTGATTTGATGCGCCATCCCAATGTAAAGCTCACACCGGACGGCGGAGCCGCCCCTTACCGTATGCCGGACGACTATGCACAAACCGCACAGACCATATCGCCCGATGTTGTAACCGGGCTGACCGAGCCCGCAATCACCGATGTAATGTACGAAGAAATTCAAAAAATCATGGAGGAAATTCACAATGAACAAGAAAGAAACCTATAA
- a CDS encoding PcfB family protein produces MAIKLTALGFKNSLALALAYAKENPKVRGKTSLDRLLRENKELKVIPIKTEDVSQFKEYAKQYGVLFAVIKDKSAQGEKVDIMFKAEDVSKLNRIYEQMGYNIPKAQGQTDRKKAPARSPQGPELRVPEKGSMTYDKRPSVLMKIDHYRAVAKAISETQKALQKGIKEAVTKEAR; encoded by the coding sequence GTGGCTATTAAGCTGACGGCTCTCGGCTTTAAGAATTCTCTGGCACTGGCCTTGGCCTATGCCAAAGAGAATCCGAAGGTTCGAGGAAAAACCAGCTTAGACCGGCTTTTGCGTGAAAACAAGGAGCTGAAGGTCATTCCCATCAAAACCGAAGATGTATCCCAATTCAAAGAGTACGCCAAGCAATACGGCGTACTCTTTGCTGTTATCAAGGATAAATCTGCCCAAGGGGAAAAGGTTGATATTATGTTCAAGGCGGAGGATGTCAGCAAGCTCAACCGCATCTATGAGCAGATGGGTTACAACATTCCGAAAGCGCAGGGACAGACCGACCGAAAAAAAGCGCCCGCCCGCAGTCCGCAAGGGCCAGAATTGCGGGTGCCAGAGAAAGGCTCTATGACTTATGATAAGCGCCCCTCGGTGCTGATGAAGATCGACCATTACCGTGCGGTCGCCAAAGCAATATCCGAAACGCAAAAGGCACTGCAAAAAGGAATCAAAGAAGCGGTTACGAAGGAGGCCCGATGA